GAAAACATTCAGCATTAGGCTATCTTAGCCCCATGCAATTTGAAATAAACTGCGCTGTTCAGTAAACATTTGTCCGCATTTTTTGGGGAATTCCATACATGAACATTGTGTCAAAGTAGCAAAGTAGAGACCCTAGAACAGGTCAAGCGAGACCTGTTCAAAATCCTCAATAAATTAGGAAGATTTTTCACAAAGAGCACTATTCAAGTGCTCTGGCTAATTCAAAACTAAATCCAGTCTAGGAAGGGAAAATCTGCATCTTCTTGCAAGCACGCATCCAAGTAGAGCGCCAAACCTAAGTCACCGTTCCAAGTAGAACTTCGCATGCTCCGTTGGCTCATAGCATGCATTGCAAACTGCCTAGCTCTAGAAAGCCAAACTGAATCATTTGTGCGGCGATACATTTTTAAGAATGCATAGCCATTCCCATCAGTCCCATGACAAAGCGCAGCTTTCTTCTTTAAAGGCCCTGCTTCCCAAACTAGATTACCGGCCTTCACAAGCAACTCATCTATATCTGGTCGTATGCCCACCGGCAGTGGATCTAGAGAAACAATAAAACCGGGGGAGCCATGGCACCATTGAACCAAATAGGGATCTTTTCCTGGCTTAGGTTTCTGTAGGTCGCTTACCCAATTGGCCTTATCACCATTGACGGTCGCTGTATTTAAAATTGTCTGCAATCCTTCTTGCAGCAAGAGATCTTGAGAAGGTTGATCGAGGGCATCAAATGCCTTAAAAAATGGGAATAGATTTCCAACAAAACCGTGACCAGCACCTGTCATGTAAAAGCTACTTTCATACAGCTTTTGGTTCCAAACTTTCATGGAAGCATACGATTCCAGTTCAGCCCAATAGAAATTGAAATGGTCTTGAATCAACATCTTCCATACTTCACCTTTGGTCAATGACCACATAAAACAAGCAGCGATAACAGTGCCACTCCCTGCCCATAGTGGTTCTAGGGTTGGATTTTTGAGGTTGCTTCGCAATTCTTCTTCCAACATCACCTGAGTTTGCTCGCGCGTTGCTGAACTATAAACGTATCGCGCGAGGAGCACTCCCACCGACCCCAAAAAGTACGACGGCGTCGCCTTCCCGAGCTGAGGATCGTCTGAACCGGCTGATAACACACCCTCGACAATAAAATCGGGATCTTCGTCAAAGCTTTTCCAAACGTTCTCTATGGCATCGGCAACACTCCAAGGGAGCTTAAAGTCATGCCGTTGACTCAGTCTCGCTAGGGATAAGATACTGCCCGAGGCACCAAAGTAGAGCGTTTTGTTTAAAGGAATTCGCGGATTTTCATCTTCCTGAGATTCCCAAAGATAGGAACTTTTTCGATTCTCGATGGCGAAACTGCAGATATCATGAATACACTGCCTGATTTTTTCTGGATTAAATTCACTTGCATTGAGTGCTTCATGCCGGTCTGGATTAAACATAAAAATTCCTCATAGAAGGTCGTACTTGTAAACTTTAAGTTAGGGTTTGGAGATATAAATTGGTAGCTCCCACCGATATATCAACGAGCCTTTCTTTACTTCCTTCATGATGCTATGAGTCAAGTCGCGCTTCCCCAGATCGATTTCAAATGGTAGATTAAAGACAATTTCATCCTGATTTTCGAAAATATTTGTTTTCCAAAGAATGAGATCTCGGCGGCCTGTTTCCGCTATGGTAAGCGAGTGATTATGCCAAGTATTAAGACTACCTGTAAGAATTAGCTGGTTTCCCTCCTGAGTCAACTCTGAGTTATCCAGCTGCCTAGCTTCTTCTGGAATTTCTGCCTGCAGACGGGAACCACCTTTTAATTCACCAAAGACGGTGAGTAGTGGAAAGACTCGTACGCCGCTAGGTGGTCTTGTCTGCCACTCTGCTTTCACAATAGACTGCGACGAATCAGGGAGAATCGCTAATGAAACTTGATCTTCAAAAAGATTATAATCCGTCATCAGTCTTCGATTATGATCTGATTCCGTCCAGGCTGCTGCAATACCAGATGGATTGCTTATCTTCAGATCTACATACTCAGGAGTAAGCCCTTCCATATCCAAATCGAAATCCCTGATATAGACGTTATTCCTATATTCAAAGCTATCCATGTCGAGGTAGTGAATGTCAGTAATCTTACCAGATTCACCCCGCTCTGTAAGTAGGAGGTGCCCACTCTCACTTGTGGCATTCACTGACAATTGTTCACGATCACAGCTTGCTATTGAGGGTTGATCTAACGGAATGTCACCATCTCCTGAAAGCATACAAGTTTTAGAGCTATCACCATTCTTAAGATTGACCCGATAATGTGCGAATCTTTCTTTCAGACCCACTGGACAGAAAGGAACACTATAGATACTATCAGTAAATTTTTCATAGCTTACTGTCTTGGAGTCTCCACAATCCATAGCTACTGCAAAACTGTCATTACTGGGTAGTGAGACATCGCATCTGTAGAAATTGTGTTGCCGAGACTTCAAATTCTCACAGTCTTCAAATGCAATCGACTGCCAAGTTTCCAAGTCATCACTGTAGTAATAGCTAGCATCAGGAAACCGGTAGAGATCAAGAGTCAATGATTCGGGAGGTACTGAAGGTGGAGCGACGATATTGACACCGGGTGTATCCATTGACCTTTCATTTTTCTCATTACATGAGAACGTCATAACAGCCAATGGTAGTATCACGATAGTTTGGAGCTTCATAAGTTCACTCTTCAAAGTTGCGTTTACCCAACGGTAGACAATTATCGAGTGAATTTATTGCACTTACCCTATGTTTCTATATCCACTTTGACGCCTTTGCTGTTTAAGTTCCTTTTCAAGCTGCATTGAAAGGTTGTGGGATGGAAAGTACTCCAAGTTCCAAAGAATGAGATCCTGAGATCAATCAATCAATCAATCAATCAATCAATCAATCAATCAATCATTTGAATAGGCTTACCATCCAGAAGCGGCCACTAAATTGCACCACCGACTAGGGTTGGCCAGTGATAGCTTCCATTCCGTCTAAATGTTTCTGCTAGTTTGCTAAACTCCATTCTACTCTCAAGCCTTAGAACGTTTTCAGCCTAAACCGTTGGCATTGCTCCCTAAATCAATCGTCATTTTAGTTGAAATCGAATTGAATCAAGACAAATGAAATCAATATGATAGTGGATATTAAGCCAGAACCCTCCAATCAGAAATTCTCTCTTTCCAAATAGCCCATAGTTTTCTCGTAAGCCCAATGGCAACTTTCTGTGTGTTTCAGCAGGTCTTTACCGGACTAACTGATATCAGATCATTCAATTTTCAGGAGAACTAAATGAGAACTCGCATTGGTAATGCCCTTGTAGGAGCAGTCATCGGCCTTGGAATGGCAGCCACATCTTATGCAAATTGCAATAGTAAACAGGTTGTCGATGAGGTTTTAGATGTCGCAGCAATTATTGGAACAGTAAGTACTGCCGTTAATGTATCGCAAGCTGTTATTAGGCCATTAGCAGATATGTGGGGCAACAAAGCTTGTCAGGAACAGCTTGGAATCTCGGCCGAGGAGGCCAGAGTCATAGCACAAGAAGTTGTGGTAAGCCAGGAGCGCAGAAACATTCAAGAAACGATCAACCGAGCGCGCTCAATTATGCAAGACTATAATCAACAGTGCGCAATTGGCCGGGATAGCGCCTGTTTAAACTTTGTAGTGGAACATGCTCTCTCCGATGCAGGAGACCTCGCATCTGCTGAAGACAATGCGATTGCCCATGGTTTTCTTCTAGCTGACACAATGGAGGCCCTCGTTGCCAACAGACTTTCCCTATTAACACTATGGGCAAAAGCCAAAATCGAACAAAACGAGCAGACACAAGTTCTTTCTGAAGAAGATCTCAAAGGTCAAATCAAATCTGTATTTCAGAATCGCCTAGGCCTAAGCTATAGCAGAATGGTGCAGATGGTTCAAAATTACCAGCAAAATATAGGGTGGGTCCTAGATCGGGAAACACCAATATACTCTAACCCTACAAGAAAAATAACCGGTGAGAAAAAGAGAAATCGCTACTGTTGGAATTTTGGATCAAAGAGCGGCTGCTCTGCAGTGAGGGATAGTCGTAACAAAGCTAGAAGGCAGGCTTACAGCAGGCGCCTCGATGCTCTTGAATTTGACCTCGAGCTACGTGATCGATACTTTGGTGCAACCTACAGAAGCCTTCTAACTACTATATCTCACGCAACAGATGGATTTGATTCTTACTACGATCATATTCGCAACTAAGGCAACCACCGTACCAAGAAATCTCAGTAGTAGTTCGTATTTCTCCTGCTACTGAGAGCCCCATAAAAATACACACATTCAATCCCTCCAATGTGAGCATTCGAATCATTGCGTTTTTAGCCCTTTTGCAATCGACCATACTTAGATTATCTTCAGTCAAAATCTATCTCAACCCCCAAGCCATAGGCCCGGTTCAAACTACTATTGTATTGATGTTTAATATTTGGATAGACGACAAACCTATTATAGCCATAATTTAGATACCACCCTCCGACACCTAGCAATAAAATATCCTGCTTGGTCTTTTCATGTTGAGTCGCAAATGATGAGATTACTAGAGTGGTAGCTAAGGCGTCAGCAATCATATTTCTTTGCTTTAACATTTTTACTTCAGAGTAGGCTTTCGGCGAAACGTATTTGATGATAGGCTTGAATCTACGCGTATCAATTCCCTCGCCAATCGAGTTATAGACTGTAATTTCAGTGTAGCTAGCAATGCCATACCGGTCCCATATAAGGTCCTTTTCCTTTGAGCTGTATTGGGTGCTCTTTCTTGGAATCTTTTCTATCTTTGTTGGTGTGATACAGGCAGTTGACATATGTAAAATAATACCAAGAGTAAGAAATGCAGCAAGATTCGTCACCGTAGTAAACTCCTTATCGTGTGTGAACAATCTCTAGATGCAATTGATGGACCTTGATCTTTCTTTTTTATGCTAGGGTGTTGCTCAGAGATTACTGTCAAACCTTGGCATTGTCGCATACTGTAGCTTGACACTAGACTCTACTAAAGTACTAAAGCCTCGACCATTTCTGCGGAAATCATATGACCTAAGATCAAATTGAGAGGGGAAAGGTATGAAAAGGAGGTGGGCCAAATAGCCGAGAATGTTGACTTTAAGTAAAGCATCCTCAGCCGAAATTTGTTTTGGGTATCTCGAACGAGACAGAAAAAGGTGGGAAGCCCCACCTTCATCTTACTTGATTGACTGGCTATAGATGTGCTGAAGAGCAGCAAAGTAGCCTCTGAATTCTGGAGTCGTTTCTCGCCATAGGAAGTCTGGCCTATCTTCACTAATCCAACGACCACCAATGATCTTGCCATCGCTGTTGATCTCTAGAATATACTCATAACGTCCTACATTCTCTGCAGTTCGCACAATCGACCAACGGGGGCTAACTTCGACGGTATAGACCATCTTCGTCTTAATGTGAACTTCCTTTACTGTACCTGGTGCAGCACCTTCCGTAACTTTATCTGACTCGCCAACAACTACAGAACTATAAGAGTTTACTGCTTGGTTCCACACTTCAGCATCTCTTGTAATATCTACAAGAAAGCTTTCTTTCTTCTTACCGATTTCGTTGGTAAGAACGATATGGAAGGCTCCGGCATTAGTATCTTCACAGCTAGAAGACTCTCGCTTAGCATCGAATTCTTCCTTGGTGATCTCGCCAGCATCCAACTTTTCTTTTAGTTCCTTGAAGCTATCATAGCAACGATCTGCCATGAAATAGGTTTTCGTTGAGCGATTACCTTTGTACTGCTGGTAGTAGGTAAGCAAGGCTTTGATGTCCGACGATCCGAAAGAAACATCAAGGCCGTTTGCTCCTTTGAGTGTAACAGAACGAGGCTCCTTGAAATTCATCGATGCTGGAGCCCAGCCGTGGCATAGTCCTTCCCAGGTAGGGATCTTATAGTCAGGATCAAACTCATCTGATCCAGCTATTGTTTTCAGGACGTTTGTTCGCTTGCGTTCTGACTTGACAGTTGGGAAGTCGTAGTAGCCGACAAACAGATCGTACTTTTCAGCAGGAGAAAGTCTTGCGATCTCGACCTTAGTTAGATCTCTGGCATTCTCCTCATCAATTGTTTCGTAGCCAATCTGTTCAGCGAAACGATCATTCCATCGATAGCTAAGTCCACCTTTGTAAGTTGGCCAGTAATCGTCTGACCAAGGCAAGTTATCAACTTTACCACTGAGTTCGAGATCTTCGAATTTTGAATCGTAGTCTCCAGAAATAAGTTCTGGATTGTTCCTAGAGTTCCATTCTGCATCTAGCTGAGAGTCTGTTGTCGATTGTGGTTCTCCACATGATGCTAGAAGAATTGCTATTGCTGTTGCGTTTATATATTTCATTGTAGTTTCCTATTAGTATTTATTAGTCTAGTCAACTGTTTCAAAAACAATTTTGTACTTGCCGGATTCCTGAACCTCTTTATGACAACCCGTCTTCAAACCTTCTACGCTGCCAAGCAAGACAACTTCACATGCAGTTTTGACAAGCTCATTGTTCTCGGAAAATGGATTGCCCAGAAATTTCTCGCAGCTTTCAGCGAAAACATTGGGTGTTGACGAACCCATATTGTATTCTAATGAAATTCCCCTTGGCATCATGAGACCGATTGTTTCCAGTGCGTCGATAGCAGCCGAATAGGGATACATAAGTTGCAAGTTTGATGCAAACACACTTCCGGATTCATCGTCACAACTTGAGTCAATTCTCTTAGAGATCAACTGCGCACCTTGTGTACTATTTGTAGGATAGCCCTTAACAACGACTCCCTTTTCTTTCTGAACACTAAGCCCTTCGGAGTCTCTGCACACTGAAACCTTTTGATAGCCAAGGGAATATGGAGACAGATTGAAGCCACTCACCCCTACTCCATCGTAACGTAGCGCTTGATCATCGAAGGCTAGAATTAGAGAGCAAGATTGCCCCTCATCGAGACTAAAATTCTTTGTTAGAATAGAGTCCTGAACAACAAAGAACTTTTCCTTTCCTAGAGCATCTAATGCTAGTTTAACTGTGAAGTCTTTGTATTTCTCAATTTCTTTTTTCTGATTATTGATTGTTTTTAGGAGTTCATCACGACCATTGCTAGCGCTATTAAGTTGGCTTTCAACTGCAGCCAAATTGGTTTTTAAGTCCGAAATTTCAGCCTTTTTTTGATCTAGCTCTTCGCTTAGTAGCCTAGATTTTTCCTTCTCAGAGTTCAACTTTTCTTCGAGTTGAGCAATCCTATCCTCTAGCTCTTGAATCGCTTGAGCCCGTTCGCTATTTGCTAAGTCTTGTCTCGCTTGTTCTAGTTCTTGCTTGGCTTCTTCCAGTTCAATCTGCACCGCGCTTGCATCACTTTCAGCCTTTTCCAGGTCCAGTTTTAACTTTTCGATAGCTGCTTCTTTTGTAATGACTGCAGCATTTAGGGATTCCACCTCGGTATTGAGTTGTTCAACCTTAGCATTTAGGTCTGATACCTCTTTCTCTAGCGTCTTATTTGTTGTCTCTAGCTCTTGAATCTGAGTTTCAAGATTAGTTCTTGAAGTACCTGACTCGGTCAATTGCTGTTCCAATTCAGCAATTTTTCTCGCATTTTCCTCAAGAGTCGATTTCTTGTCTTCGAGACTACTCTGCAGCTCATCGATTTCAGACTTTTTATCTTCAAGCTGCTGCTGAAGGTCTTTAAGCTCTTCTGTTGGTGCTGGCGCTGGCTCTGGCGCGGGCGCTGATACTGGTTGACTTCCCCCGGACTTTCCTCCGGTGCAGGCCTGAGCAGTTAAAAGCACGAGACCAAAAATGATTTTTGTTTCCATTACAAGATACTCCAAAATAAATAACATTTGAGCAGTTAGGAGTCGCAATAACGCGCCTTATTGCAATACCTTTTTGATATACCGTGATTTTACTTAACCCTGATTAATCATTAAGTTTATTTGCCTAGGTGCAAAAATTGCTTACGATCTTTCATCTCAAGGACGGAATATTGACCTTTGAGCCATGGGTTCTTCTGATTAATCGAGTATGAATCGGAACGAATATAGGATAGTCACTGATCCAGAGGATGCATGGACCTGCAATGTACAAGGTGTCTCTTGCCAATAGAGAGTCCCCCTAACCACCGGAAACATATTATGGTATTTATGAATTATGATGAGTATTCTGCAAAAAACCACCTCCTGTTTAGCAAGCTCAAAGTAGAAATAGAGCTAGTGCTGCCTTCTGCGAAGGTCGAGCATATCGGTTCATCGTCGATCCTTGGAGCGATTTCAAAAGGTGATTTAGACATCTTTGTAGGTGTGGACCCAGGTAGCTTTAATAGGTCACTTGCAGCTATTCAAGAACTTGATTTTAGAATTAAAGAAGACACCTTAAGAACGTCTGACCTCTGTATGCTAGAACATAACACTCTAAGTGATGTGGCTATTCAACTAGTAAGCCTAGGCTCAGAATTCGACTTCTTTGTCTCGTTTAGAGATGCTTTAAGACAGCATCCCAAGCTCCTTCATGAATACAACTCACTAAAATTAGACCACAGCGGAAGCGACGTTTCCACTTATCGCAGGGCCAAATCGAGTTTTATTGCCAAGGTCCTGCAGGCACATAGTAAAGATAAGGAACAAATCTGATCACTGAGATTAGCCTATCAATGCCTTTCCCTTTGACACTGGTGTGTTTTTAACCCATTGAGAACCTTGAATTCTCAAGGATGACTTCTGAGAGATGACTACAAAATTCATATAAACATCCTTTTTTGAGCCAAAGTGGTGCAATAAGTTTCTACCAAATGTCTCTCCCTACCTACGGTTGTTAGAAAAGTTATTGAAAAGAGACAAATCCCCCTGCTCTATCTTACAAATGCCGAATCCGAAGTTCTTTGCGTTTTAACCAAGATCGCAACCCCAATATCGGGATCATTGAGTATATAATTTAAGGAAGTCAAATCATGAAAATTTCATTACCAACATTTCTTACAGTCAGTATCTTGTTAGCTGGTGCTTGTGGCCAGAAAGGAAGCAAGACAGTGTACGTTCCAACTGAGGTTGAAAAAGAAGTGACTGTTTGCGGTGAAGGCGCGAATCTAGTTGAGGGTGTATGCATCGTAAAGCCTGTCACTGTAGTTTCATGCAACAACGAAGATGGT
This region of Pseudobacteriovorax antillogorgiicola genomic DNA includes:
- a CDS encoding lanthionine synthetase C family protein; the encoded protein is MFNPDRHEALNASEFNPEKIRQCIHDICSFAIENRKSSYLWESQEDENPRIPLNKTLYFGASGSILSLARLSQRHDFKLPWSVADAIENVWKSFDEDPDFIVEGVLSAGSDDPQLGKATPSYFLGSVGVLLARYVYSSATREQTQVMLEEELRSNLKNPTLEPLWAGSGTVIAACFMWSLTKGEVWKMLIQDHFNFYWAELESYASMKVWNQKLYESSFYMTGAGHGFVGNLFPFFKAFDALDQPSQDLLLQEGLQTILNTATVNGDKANWVSDLQKPKPGKDPYLVQWCHGSPGFIVSLDPLPVGIRPDIDELLVKAGNLVWEAGPLKKKAALCHGTDGNGYAFLKMYRRTNDSVWLSRARQFAMHAMSQRSMRSSTWNGDLGLALYLDACLQEDADFPFLDWI
- a CDS encoding GrpB family protein encodes the protein MVFMNYDEYSAKNHLLFSKLKVEIELVLPSAKVEHIGSSSILGAISKGDLDIFVGVDPGSFNRSLAAIQELDFRIKEDTLRTSDLCMLEHNTLSDVAIQLVSLGSEFDFFVSFRDALRQHPKLLHEYNSLKLDHSGSDVSTYRRAKSSFIAKVLQAHSKDKEQI